The Citrifermentans bemidjiense Bem genome window below encodes:
- a CDS encoding GntR family transcriptional regulator, translating into MRKTYQMVEKALVARLLKGDPKPGCTLESERDLAQSFSVSRATVREALQKLQNSGWISVQQRHCTVVNDFWSQGDLELISSITRNSEDFPPDLASHLLELRVQFAPDYARRAVENNAAGLAEILARADKVRNCAGSLVKYDWELHMAMAVMSGNRIYPLILNSFSSVYSKLRTALFTKEEYRLQARKYYREMLQAASTGNAILAESITRGAMKLRLDSFQIQFGGMQGLPAPA; encoded by the coding sequence ATGAGGAAGACCTACCAGATGGTGGAGAAGGCATTGGTGGCGAGGTTGCTCAAGGGGGATCCGAAACCGGGCTGCACCCTGGAGAGCGAGCGGGATCTCGCGCAAAGCTTTTCGGTGAGCCGGGCCACGGTGAGGGAGGCCCTGCAGAAACTGCAGAATTCGGGATGGATCTCGGTGCAGCAGCGACATTGTACGGTGGTGAACGATTTCTGGTCCCAGGGGGACCTGGAGCTCATCTCCTCCATCACCCGTAACAGCGAGGATTTTCCGCCCGACCTGGCGTCCCACCTCCTGGAGTTGCGGGTCCAGTTCGCGCCCGACTACGCGAGAAGGGCCGTCGAGAACAACGCTGCGGGGCTTGCCGAGATCCTGGCGCGGGCCGATAAGGTCCGCAACTGCGCCGGCTCCCTGGTGAAATACGACTGGGAACTGCACATGGCCATGGCGGTGATGTCGGGGAACAGGATCTACCCGCTGATCCTGAACAGCTTTTCCAGCGTCTACTCCAAGCTGCGCACCGCCCTCTTCACCAAGGAGGAATACCGGCTCCAGGCGCGGAAGTACTACCGGGAGATGCTGCAGGCAGCGAGCACCGGCAATGCGATCCTCGCGGAAAGCATCACGAGGGGCGCGATGAAGCTGAGGCTCGACTCCTTCCAGATCCAGTTCGGCGGGATGCAGGGGCTGCCGGCGCCGGCCTGA
- a CDS encoding PAS domain-containing protein — MNNLSEVATPVNSRTKRTPIPFADPASAPLMQREPIRIDYEQVLRTIFTTAPLGLYQTDIDGRRIAGVAEDGENEALIGFIHPQERKELTASWQQSMESGAQWSQRFKYRSADGRVFWLHAVIAQVRNSRGEVTGYQGCNLDITAEVRVNEQLALSEERHRKAVEAVSAGIWDLDVATSTCFFSPFCYEMLGYRPGQSPVKLEDWSCILHPAQLEAARALKERCVEGAVENFEFEFRLKTNEGKWRWFRCEGKAAGRDASGRAIRLAGILCDINQGKMMEHLLRMEHDLLNLITATSPVGIMFIEPGGKVAFANPRAELILGQSKQEMAARNDGSPVWGITREQSQGSVAPDLSLGELLRAGDTLSNACFRFLRPDGVAALLSISTAPFLDQASKVSGTVVTLEDVSEQKQREQVMADNDRLLRETQRIAQLGSYVLDLAGDRWNCSSKLEEILGMDRTFPRTLQGHFEMVHDEYRQLFKERYLAAIGDGRPFEMEYPIRRQSDGVERWVTECCELSGVAAGKQQRMIGTIKDITERKEAEEAIRKLNDELDRRVIERTSQLAVAKQEIESFSYSVSHDLRAPLRHINSYSSILIEEHGHALPEEAHYYLERISTASSRMGKQIDDLLTLTRVGRTLMKRQTFDISLLAAEVADMLAGEEGSQPVEFLIQRGLTAFGDSVLVRLVLQNLLGNSMKYASRVPRPVIEFGQIQGRGRQTFFVKDNGVGFDMAYVDKLFQPFQRLHGSEFEGTGIGLATVRRIIDRHGGSIWAEGMENRGATFYFTLSQPRKNAAQHEPDLS; from the coding sequence ATGAACAATCTGTCGGAAGTTGCGACCCCTGTCAACAGCAGGACGAAAAGAACTCCTATTCCTTTTGCGGACCCCGCATCCGCCCCACTCATGCAGCGGGAGCCTATCCGCATCGATTATGAGCAGGTGCTGCGCACCATCTTCACAACGGCGCCCCTTGGCTTGTACCAGACCGACATCGACGGCCGGAGAATCGCAGGTGTTGCAGAGGATGGCGAGAACGAAGCGCTGATCGGCTTCATCCACCCCCAGGAGCGCAAGGAGCTCACGGCCAGCTGGCAGCAGAGCATGGAGAGCGGAGCCCAATGGTCGCAACGCTTCAAGTACCGTTCAGCCGACGGCAGGGTTTTCTGGCTGCATGCGGTGATCGCCCAGGTGCGAAACAGCCGGGGCGAAGTAACCGGCTACCAGGGTTGCAACCTCGACATCACAGCTGAAGTGCGCGTCAACGAACAACTGGCACTCAGCGAGGAGCGCCACCGTAAGGCGGTGGAGGCGGTGAGTGCGGGAATCTGGGATTTGGACGTCGCCACCAGCACCTGCTTCTTCAGCCCCTTTTGCTACGAGATGCTCGGCTACCGCCCCGGGCAGTCGCCGGTGAAACTGGAGGACTGGAGCTGCATCCTGCACCCGGCACAGTTGGAAGCCGCGCGCGCCCTCAAGGAAAGATGCGTAGAGGGGGCCGTGGAGAATTTCGAATTCGAATTCCGCCTGAAGACCAACGAGGGAAAATGGCGCTGGTTTCGCTGTGAGGGGAAAGCGGCCGGCCGAGACGCATCAGGTAGGGCAATCCGGCTGGCAGGGATATTGTGCGACATCAACCAGGGCAAGATGATGGAACACCTGCTGCGCATGGAGCACGACCTGCTGAACCTGATCACCGCCACGAGCCCCGTCGGTATCATGTTCATCGAACCCGGCGGCAAGGTGGCCTTTGCCAATCCCCGCGCCGAACTTATCCTCGGGCAGTCCAAGCAGGAGATGGCGGCCAGAAACGACGGCTCCCCGGTCTGGGGCATCACCCGCGAACAAAGCCAAGGCAGCGTCGCGCCCGACCTGTCGCTTGGGGAACTGCTGCGCGCAGGCGATACCCTGTCGAACGCCTGCTTCCGGTTCCTGCGCCCGGACGGCGTAGCCGCGCTCCTCTCCATCAGCACCGCCCCTTTCCTGGATCAGGCCAGCAAGGTGAGCGGGACCGTGGTGACGCTCGAGGACGTTTCGGAACAAAAGCAGCGCGAGCAGGTCATGGCCGACAACGACCGGTTGCTGCGCGAAACCCAGAGAATCGCCCAGTTGGGAAGCTACGTCCTCGATCTGGCCGGGGACCGCTGGAACTGCTCCAGCAAACTGGAGGAGATCCTGGGAATGGATCGAACCTTTCCCAGGACCCTGCAGGGGCACTTCGAGATGGTCCACGACGAGTACCGGCAGCTTTTCAAGGAAAGGTACCTGGCCGCCATCGGCGACGGGCGCCCCTTCGAGATGGAATACCCGATTCGCAGGCAAAGCGACGGCGTGGAACGCTGGGTCACCGAGTGCTGCGAGCTTTCCGGGGTGGCCGCAGGGAAGCAGCAGCGGATGATCGGCACCATCAAGGACATCACCGAGAGAAAGGAGGCCGAAGAGGCGATCAGGAAACTGAACGACGAATTGGACCGGCGGGTGATTGAAAGAACCTCACAGCTGGCGGTGGCAAAGCAGGAAATCGAGTCCTTCAGCTATTCCGTTTCCCATGACCTCCGAGCTCCGCTACGACATATCAACAGCTACAGTTCCATCCTGATCGAGGAGCACGGCCACGCGCTCCCTGAGGAGGCTCACTACTACCTGGAGCGGATCAGCACCGCCAGTTCCAGGATGGGAAAGCAGATAGACGACCTCTTGACCCTCACCAGGGTGGGTAGAACTTTGATGAAGCGCCAAACCTTCGACATCAGCCTTCTTGCGGCGGAGGTAGCCGACATGCTGGCCGGGGAGGAGGGCTCGCAACCAGTCGAGTTCCTGATACAGAGAGGGCTGACTGCTTTCGGCGACAGCGTGCTGGTGCGCCTTGTTTTGCAGAACCTGCTGGGCAATTCGATGAAGTACGCCTCCCGGGTCCCCCGTCCGGTGATCGAGTTCGGCCAGATTCAGGGTCGCGGGCGCCAGACCTTCTTCGTAAAGGACAACGGGGTCGGCTTCGACATGGCCTACGTGGACAAGCTCTTCCAACCGTTCCAACGCCTGCACGGTTCCGAATTCGAGGGAACCGGCATCGGGCTTGCCACGGTGCGCCGCATCATCGATCGCCACGGAGGGAGCATCTGGGCCGAGGGGATGGAGAACCGCGGCGCCACCTTCTATTTCACCCTTTCCCAGCCGCGCAAAAATGCTGCGCAACACGAGCCGGATTTAAGCTAA
- the mutM gene encoding bifunctional DNA-formamidopyrimidine glycosylase/DNA-(apurinic or apyrimidinic site) lyase codes for MPELPEVEVTRLGIAAQLVGARIAAVAIRSAKLRTMVPQELPRLLVGQSILSLTRRGKYLIITCRQGSLLLHLGMTGHLRLVPAGAGAGVHDHFDLELESSLILRLNDVRRFGSIHFTSGDPLKHKLLQGIGPEPLTDELTGPYLYRKSRGKKAPLQRFLMDSSVVAGLGNIYAAETLFRCGMLPPTPAGSLSEADCDRLCDCIKKTLAASIEAGRVMDFSVREEKLVYFPQQLFVYGREGLACRQCGSAIERGRLGNRSTFYCPRCQS; via the coding sequence ATGCCCGAATTACCTGAAGTCGAAGTGACGCGGCTTGGGATCGCCGCACAACTGGTCGGAGCCAGGATCGCCGCTGTCGCCATTCGCAGCGCCAAACTGCGCACCATGGTGCCGCAGGAACTCCCGCGTCTTCTTGTCGGCCAGAGCATCCTTTCGCTGACCCGTCGCGGCAAGTACCTGATCATTACCTGCCGGCAAGGCTCCTTGCTGCTGCACCTGGGCATGACCGGGCACCTGCGCCTGGTTCCCGCCGGAGCCGGCGCAGGCGTGCACGACCACTTCGACCTGGAGCTTGAGTCCAGCCTTATATTGCGGCTCAACGACGTGCGCCGCTTCGGCTCGATTCACTTCACCTCCGGCGACCCGCTAAAGCACAAGCTTTTGCAGGGAATCGGGCCGGAACCTTTGACCGATGAGCTCACCGGGCCCTACCTCTACCGCAAAAGCCGCGGCAAGAAGGCGCCCCTGCAGCGCTTCCTGATGGATAGCTCCGTGGTCGCCGGGCTTGGCAACATCTACGCGGCCGAGACCCTGTTCCGCTGCGGCATGCTTCCGCCCACACCCGCGGGCTCCCTCTCCGAGGCCGACTGCGACAGGCTTTGCGACTGCATCAAGAAAACCCTCGCCGCCTCCATCGAGGCCGGCCGCGTCATGGATTTCAGCGTCCGCGAGGAGAAGCTCGTCTATTTCCCGCAACAGCTCTTCGTCTACGGCAGGGAAGGGCTCGCCTGCCGGCAATGCGGCAGCGCCATAGAGCGGGGAAGGCTCGGCAACCGCTCCACCTTCTACTGCCCCCGCTGCCAGAGCTAG
- a CDS encoding NADH:flavin oxidoreductase/NADH oxidase, with product MSMLFTPLQLRELTFKNRIFVSPMCQYSSKDGMPTDWHLVHLGSRAVGGAGLVMVEATAVSQQGRISPDDSGIWSADHARAFAPIARFIKEQGAVPGIQLAHAGRKASTDLPWKGSGPVDANHRGWQTIAPSPVPFAGNFPSPREATVQDLEIILGQFASAARRSAEAGFEVVEIHMAHGYLLHEFLSPLANLRADDFGGSLENRCRFPLRVAKAVREIWPEHLPVFVRVSASDWMEGGWDLEQTVELVRRLKAIGVDLIDCSSGGLVPEAAPPFGPGFQTPFATEIRKQAGIATGAVGFITAPAQAEHIVATGLADAVFLAREMLRDPYWPLHAANALQVDPAWPSQYERAK from the coding sequence ATGAGCATGCTCTTTACCCCGCTGCAGCTGCGGGAGCTGACCTTCAAAAACCGCATCTTCGTCTCCCCCATGTGCCAGTATTCGAGTAAAGACGGGATGCCGACGGATTGGCACCTGGTACATCTGGGAAGCCGGGCGGTCGGCGGCGCCGGGCTCGTCATGGTCGAAGCGACGGCGGTTTCCCAGCAGGGGCGCATCTCGCCGGACGACTCCGGCATCTGGAGCGCGGACCACGCCCGGGCCTTTGCCCCCATCGCCCGCTTCATCAAGGAACAGGGTGCGGTGCCGGGAATCCAGCTGGCCCATGCCGGGCGCAAGGCTTCCACCGACCTTCCCTGGAAAGGGAGCGGCCCGGTGGATGCGAACCACCGCGGCTGGCAGACCATCGCCCCCAGCCCGGTTCCGTTTGCCGGAAACTTCCCCTCTCCCAGGGAGGCAACCGTCCAGGACCTGGAGATCATCCTGGGGCAGTTCGCCTCCGCCGCGCGCCGCAGTGCCGAAGCCGGATTCGAGGTGGTGGAGATTCACATGGCGCACGGCTACCTGCTGCACGAGTTCCTCTCACCGCTGGCGAACCTGCGCGCGGATGATTTCGGAGGGTCGCTGGAGAACCGTTGCCGCTTCCCGTTGCGGGTGGCGAAGGCTGTGCGCGAGATCTGGCCCGAGCATCTTCCGGTGTTCGTGAGGGTCTCGGCATCGGACTGGATGGAGGGGGGGTGGGATCTGGAGCAGACGGTGGAACTGGTACGGAGGCTCAAGGCGATCGGAGTCGACCTGATCGACTGCTCCAGCGGCGGACTGGTCCCCGAGGCTGCGCCCCCTTTCGGCCCCGGCTTCCAGACCCCCTTCGCCACCGAGATCAGGAAACAGGCAGGCATCGCCACCGGTGCCGTCGGTTTCATCACCGCCCCGGCGCAAGCCGAGCATATCGTGGCGACGGGGCTTGCCGATGCGGTGTTCCTGGCGCGCGAGATGCTGAGGGACCCGTACTGGCCGCTGCACGCGGCCAATGCGCTGCAGGTCGACCCCGCCTGGCCCAGCCAGTACGAAAGGGCTAAATGA
- a CDS encoding Bax inhibitor-1/YccA family protein: MERYQTQARTISIAQGGVMRGVYGWMGGGLALTALVSLMTASSPALLQAILGNRILFYALVFGELGLVIAISGAINRISATTASALFLLYAAVNGLTMSSIFVAYTSTSIASTFLVTSGMFCAMSLYGYLTRSDLTSWGSFLFMGLVGVVIASLVNMFLHSSMLSWVLSVCGVIVFTGLTAYDTQKIKQMGNAGRKGAVLGALTLYLDFINMFLSMLRLFGDRR; encoded by the coding sequence ATGGAAAGATATCAGACACAAGCAAGAACGATCAGCATCGCCCAGGGGGGCGTAATGAGGGGAGTCTACGGATGGATGGGGGGCGGCTTGGCTCTCACCGCCCTGGTCTCGCTGATGACCGCCTCCTCGCCGGCGCTCTTACAGGCTATCCTCGGCAACCGCATCCTCTTTTACGCGCTGGTGTTCGGCGAACTGGGGCTCGTTATCGCCATCAGCGGCGCCATCAACAGGATCAGCGCCACCACGGCGAGCGCCCTTTTCCTTCTTTACGCCGCGGTGAACGGACTCACCATGTCGAGCATCTTCGTCGCCTATACCTCGACCTCCATCGCCTCGACCTTCCTGGTCACCTCGGGTATGTTCTGCGCCATGAGCCTGTACGGCTACCTGACCCGCAGCGACCTCACCTCCTGGGGAAGCTTCCTGTTCATGGGGCTCGTCGGGGTGGTGATCGCCTCCCTGGTGAACATGTTCCTGCATAGCTCCATGCTCTCCTGGGTACTGAGCGTCTGCGGCGTGATCGTCTTCACCGGGCTCACGGCTTACGACACGCAGAAAATCAAGCAGATGGGGAACGCCGGCCGCAAGGGAGCCGTTCTCGGCGCCCTTACCCTTTACCTCGACTTCATCAACATGTTCCTCTCCATGCTGAGGCTCTTCGGCGACCGCCGCTAG
- a CDS encoding CvfB family protein, with protein MLEVGKYNRLEVKKISAIGAFLVSELGDILMPTKYVPEGLHPGEHVKVFVYLDSEDRLLATTLTPKAQVGDFAVLEVKDVGNVGAFLDWGLEKDLLVPFSEQPKPMNKGEKHLVRVYLDRSERIAASAKLGKFLEKSRIELKEGDEVRLTFYQFGDLGAKVIINDRYDGLLFKSELFGRYEVGTSAKGFVKKIRPDGKIDVTLRKGGGKDLHGSRESVLRVLSERGGFLPVGDKSSPELISEMFSMSKKSFKTVIGNLYKEGVIQITPEGIRLR; from the coding sequence ATGCTGGAAGTAGGAAAATACAACAGGCTCGAAGTAAAGAAGATCAGCGCCATCGGCGCATTCCTCGTCTCGGAACTAGGTGACATCCTGATGCCGACCAAATACGTCCCCGAGGGGCTGCACCCGGGCGAGCACGTAAAGGTCTTCGTCTACCTCGATTCGGAAGACCGTCTCCTGGCGACCACCTTGACCCCCAAGGCCCAGGTGGGGGACTTCGCCGTACTGGAAGTGAAAGATGTAGGCAACGTGGGCGCTTTTTTGGACTGGGGGCTGGAAAAGGACCTGCTGGTACCTTTCAGCGAACAGCCAAAGCCGATGAACAAGGGAGAAAAGCACCTGGTGCGGGTCTACCTGGACCGTTCGGAGCGCATCGCCGCCTCGGCCAAGCTGGGGAAGTTCCTTGAGAAGTCGCGCATCGAACTGAAGGAGGGAGATGAGGTAAGACTGACCTTCTACCAGTTCGGCGACCTGGGGGCCAAGGTCATCATCAACGACCGTTACGACGGGCTCTTGTTCAAGAGCGAGCTCTTCGGCAGATATGAGGTGGGCACTTCGGCCAAGGGGTTCGTCAAGAAGATCCGCCCCGACGGAAAGATCGACGTGACGCTCAGGAAAGGCGGCGGGAAGGACCTCCACGGCAGCCGCGAGAGCGTGCTTCGGGTGCTGAGCGAGAGGGGGGGCTTTCTTCCGGTAGGCGACAAGTCCTCGCCGGAGCTGATTTCGGAGATGTTCAGCATGAGCAAGAAGAGCTTCAAGACCGTGATCGGGAACCTCTACAAGGAAGGGGTGATCCAGATCACGCCTGAGGGTATCCGGCTGCGCTGA
- a CDS encoding PAS domain S-box protein, which translates to MLPFSLKTKMTVTISLLIAGLLSVLAISTQMYFVNQLKQLLYTQQFNMVSAVADQIDDKIFSSQTELVAAAGTLSKGAVTDPVALKSFFDDRPDTLAMFDNGLFLFSREGVLISANPAETTLLDKNFLHRDYLKNTLATGKAQISEPFISAQPHHHPIIMFTAPVFGNDGKVSAVLGGSIDLTKNNFLTRIGSVVLGKEGYLYLYNKDRTMVVHSDHRRIFRKDVPVGANVLYDRALAGFEGTGETVNSRKVQVISSFKRLKSTGWILASNFPQQEAYSPIYKARTYVIFALAVVLLISILIVWLSMKFLTAPLLAFTEQIRGMTQHKEAAQPVGVNTGDEIEVLRDAFDQLLAELEAQKSELKRQLDFSRILIDIIPIPVYYKDAQGHYLGCNQAFLDFNGLGREELMGKTVHDVVPPDLADKYYRSDKELFGVGGVQVFEAKAVNGQLAQRDITFFKTTFPASDGSHGGILGAMLDITEHKQAEEALQTQKEFAESLVMKSTVPTFVLDHRHRVIIWNSALEALTGIKADDVLGLENLWKIFYETERPLLADLILDEALDGLSEHYGHYRHSPLISGGIQAEGWYRDPSGAGHYITISAAPIRDRNGVLVGALQVMEDITERKLAQDAHEKTRRQLQLILDAAGEGINGVDTQGRITFVNPAAADMVGWTQEELLGQNQHALMHHSREDGSPFPVQECAVAAACHEGRPYKSEELFWRKDGTSFYVECNCSPLREDGELVGAVIIYKDMTERRLAEEQLLKLSQAVMQSPVSIIITDTLGNIEFVNPRFTHVTGYEADEVIGRNPRLLQSGKTSPELYQGLWNTITSGRVWTGELNNRYKSGATHWEHATISPIRNSAGAISHFMAFMESISERKKLEEQLRQAQKMEAIGQLAGGVAHDFNNILTVIMGFGQLLQHSLPAGDPMLESMEQILDAADRATHLTRSLLAFSRKQVMLLHQVELSDLARKHAKFLVRIIGEDVTLKTYFCEEKLMVMADSGQIEQVLMNLATNARDAMPGGGELTIKTEAVQLDEEFHRMHGYGMPGRYALITVTDTGTGMDPETQQKIFEPFFTTKLPGRGTGLGLSIVYGIIKQHGGYVTIFSQRGFGTTFSIYLPLNVEKPQTVEQAATFVPQGGSETIFVVEDDASVGRLVESVLKRYGYNVILAGSGEEALEIYQSRSHDISLALLDVIMPKMNGKELCEKLRERSPQLKVLFLSGYTADLIQDKGIAMDGIDLIRKPAKPMELARKVREMLDAQ; encoded by the coding sequence TTGCTACCTTTCAGTCTGAAAACCAAGATGACGGTTACCATATCCCTGCTGATAGCGGGGTTGTTGTCCGTACTCGCTATTTCCACCCAGATGTACTTCGTGAACCAGCTCAAGCAGTTGCTGTACACCCAGCAGTTCAACATGGTCTCCGCCGTCGCGGATCAGATCGACGACAAGATATTCTCGTCCCAGACCGAGCTGGTTGCTGCCGCCGGAACCCTGAGCAAGGGGGCCGTCACGGACCCGGTCGCCCTCAAATCGTTCTTCGATGACCGGCCCGATACGCTCGCCATGTTCGACAACGGACTGTTCCTTTTTTCGCGCGAGGGGGTGCTCATCTCCGCCAACCCGGCGGAAACGACGCTCCTCGACAAGAACTTCCTGCACCGCGACTACCTGAAAAACACACTTGCCACAGGGAAAGCGCAGATATCCGAACCCTTCATCTCTGCGCAGCCGCATCATCATCCGATCATCATGTTCACCGCGCCAGTCTTCGGCAACGACGGGAAGGTCTCCGCCGTCCTGGGCGGGAGCATCGACCTCACCAAGAACAACTTCCTGACCAGGATCGGGAGCGTGGTGCTCGGGAAGGAAGGGTACCTGTACCTGTACAACAAAGACCGGACCATGGTCGTTCATTCCGACCACAGGCGAATCTTCCGCAAAGATGTACCGGTCGGCGCCAACGTCCTCTACGACCGGGCCCTTGCCGGGTTCGAGGGGACCGGCGAGACGGTGAACTCCCGCAAGGTGCAGGTGATCAGCTCCTTCAAGAGGCTGAAATCCACCGGCTGGATACTCGCCTCCAATTTCCCGCAGCAGGAAGCCTACTCCCCGATCTACAAGGCGCGTACCTACGTTATTTTCGCTTTAGCGGTGGTGCTGCTCATCTCGATACTGATCGTCTGGCTCTCGATGAAGTTCCTGACGGCGCCGCTACTTGCCTTTACCGAACAGATCCGCGGCATGACCCAGCACAAAGAGGCGGCTCAACCGGTCGGCGTCAACACCGGCGACGAGATCGAGGTGCTTCGCGACGCCTTCGACCAGCTCCTGGCCGAATTGGAAGCCCAGAAAAGCGAGTTGAAGAGACAGTTGGACTTCTCCAGGATACTCATCGACATCATCCCCATCCCGGTGTATTACAAGGATGCTCAGGGGCATTACCTTGGCTGCAACCAGGCCTTTTTGGACTTCAACGGCCTTGGCAGGGAAGAACTCATGGGCAAGACCGTCCACGACGTAGTCCCGCCGGATCTGGCCGACAAGTACTACCGCTCCGACAAGGAACTGTTTGGTGTAGGCGGAGTGCAGGTCTTCGAGGCCAAGGCAGTTAACGGCCAACTCGCACAGCGCGACATCACGTTCTTCAAGACCACCTTCCCGGCCAGCGACGGAAGTCATGGCGGCATCCTTGGCGCCATGCTGGACATAACCGAACACAAGCAGGCCGAGGAAGCGCTGCAGACGCAGAAAGAGTTCGCAGAGAGCCTGGTGATGAAGTCGACGGTGCCGACGTTCGTGCTGGACCACAGGCATCGCGTCATCATCTGGAACTCCGCATTGGAGGCACTCACAGGCATAAAGGCCGATGACGTGCTCGGCTTGGAGAACCTCTGGAAGATATTCTATGAAACGGAGAGGCCGCTTCTGGCCGACTTGATCCTCGACGAGGCGCTCGATGGCTTGTCCGAGCATTACGGCCACTACCGGCATTCCCCTTTGATCAGCGGCGGCATTCAGGCCGAGGGGTGGTACCGCGACCCGTCGGGGGCGGGTCACTACATCACCATCAGCGCCGCTCCCATCAGGGACAGAAACGGGGTGTTGGTAGGCGCCTTGCAGGTGATGGAGGACATCACCGAACGCAAGCTGGCCCAGGACGCACACGAAAAGACCAGGCGGCAACTGCAGCTGATTCTCGATGCCGCGGGCGAAGGTATCAACGGCGTAGACACGCAGGGTAGGATCACCTTCGTAAATCCTGCGGCCGCCGATATGGTGGGGTGGACACAGGAGGAACTGCTGGGACAAAACCAGCACGCGCTGATGCATCACAGCAGGGAGGACGGCTCGCCCTTTCCGGTGCAGGAGTGCGCGGTCGCCGCGGCGTGCCACGAAGGGCGCCCCTACAAGAGCGAAGAACTCTTCTGGCGCAAGGACGGCACCAGCTTCTACGTGGAGTGCAACTGCAGCCCGCTAAGAGAGGACGGGGAACTGGTGGGCGCCGTCATCATCTATAAGGACATGACCGAGCGCAGGCTCGCGGAAGAGCAATTGCTGAAGCTCTCCCAAGCGGTTATGCAAAGTCCCGTTTCGATCATCATAACCGACACTCTCGGCAACATCGAGTTCGTGAATCCCCGCTTTACCCACGTCACCGGCTACGAGGCGGATGAAGTCATCGGCCGCAACCCGAGGCTTTTGCAAAGCGGCAAGACATCGCCCGAACTGTACCAGGGGCTCTGGAATACTATTACCTCGGGGCGGGTCTGGACCGGGGAGCTCAACAACCGGTACAAGAGTGGAGCAACCCACTGGGAGCATGCCACCATCTCCCCGATCAGAAACAGCGCCGGCGCCATAAGCCATTTCATGGCGTTCATGGAGAGCATCTCGGAGCGCAAGAAGCTCGAGGAGCAGCTGCGCCAAGCTCAGAAGATGGAAGCCATCGGCCAGCTTGCAGGGGGAGTCGCCCACGACTTCAACAACATACTGACCGTCATCATGGGGTTCGGGCAACTGCTGCAGCACTCGCTGCCGGCGGGTGACCCGATGCTCGAGAGCATGGAACAGATCCTCGACGCCGCCGACCGCGCCACCCATCTGACCAGAAGCCTTCTTGCCTTCAGCCGCAAACAGGTTATGCTGCTGCACCAGGTCGAATTGAGCGACCTGGCGCGAAAGCACGCGAAATTCCTGGTCCGCATCATCGGCGAAGATGTGACGCTAAAGACCTATTTCTGCGAAGAAAAGCTGATGGTGATGGCCGACAGCGGACAGATCGAGCAGGTATTGATGAACCTTGCCACCAATGCGCGGGACGCCATGCCCGGCGGCGGCGAGCTGACCATCAAGACCGAGGCGGTGCAACTGGACGAGGAATTCCACCGGATGCACGGGTACGGCATGCCTGGCCGCTACGCCCTGATCACGGTGACGGATACCGGAACCGGAATGGATCCCGAAACGCAGCAAAAGATCTTCGAGCCGTTTTTCACCACCAAGCTTCCGGGGCGCGGGACAGGCCTTGGTCTCTCCATCGTGTATGGCATCATCAAGCAGCACGGGGGGTACGTCACCATCTTCAGCCAACGCGGGTTCGGGACCACCTTCAGCATTTATCTCCCCCTTAACGTCGAAAAGCCGCAGACGGTGGAGCAGGCCGCCACCTTCGTTCCGCAGGGAGGGAGCGAGACGATATTCGTCGTCGAAGACGATGCCTCGGTAGGTCGACTCGTTGAGTCGGTATTGAAGAGATACGGGTACAACGTCATCCTGGCCGGAAGCGGTGAAGAGGCGCTCGAGATCTACCAGTCGAGGTCTCACGACATCAGCCTGGCGCTGTTGGACGTTATCATGCCCAAGATGAACGGAAAAGAGCTCTGCGAAAAGCTCAGGGAGCGCTCGCCGCAGCTAAAGGTGCTCTTCTTGAGCGGCTACACCGCAGACCTGATCCAGGACAAGGGTATCGCTATGGATGGTATCGACCTCATCCGCAAGCCCGCGAAGCCGATGGAATTGGCAAGAAAAGTCCGCGAGATGCTGGACGCGCAGTAG